In Methanobrevibacter wolinii SH, the genomic stretch TGGGTGTCATTGAAGCATTAGCTATTATAATTTTAATATTAGCTATTTTAATATTAATTTATTATTTTGTTTTAAACAATTCTAGTTCATTTAATGGATTTAACTTTAATATTCCTAAAATTAATTCAGAAGAAGAAGAAAGGCCGGGTTCTGGAGTAGATTCTGTTGATATTGAATTTGAAGATGATCAAGATGAAGATATAAAAATAAACAAAGAATCAGATTCTATGTCTAAATTTAAAGACATGATTAATGATTATGACATGTCTAGTTTTAACACAGATGCTTTCTCTCAAAAAATTGATGCTTTTCTTGATGAAAAAAGTGATCAACTTATTGAAGATTGGTCATTAGCTACTCAAAATGATTTAGATACTTTAGAAAGAAGATGGGCTTCTGCTAATGAATCTATTGAAGATTTAGAAAAAAGATTTGATGAATATTCTGAATTTACTAATGAAAGGTTAGAATCATTAGATAAAAGAATTGAAGCTTTAGAAGAAGATAAAGATAATTAATTCTTTATTTTTTATTTTTTTAACTATTTTTTTTATTATTTTAAGTTTTAGGGGAATTTTATGGAAAATAATGATAGACCATTGTTTAATACTCGTATGGCATTTATTTTTGCTATGATGGGTTCTGTTATTGGTTTAGGAAATATTTGGAGATTTCCATATGTTTTATATACTAATGGTGGAGCTTCTTTTATTGTAGCATATTTAATTGTACTTTTTGTTTTAGGTATTAATCATTTGTTCTTAGAATATGGTGTTGGTTTTAATTTTAAATCTGCTGTTGCGGGAGTATTTTCAAAAATTAATAAGAAATTTGAATTTATTGGTTGGTTTGTACCATTTAATATTTTTTTAGTTTTAGTTTATTATGTTGTTATTTTAGCATGGGCATTACTGTACTTTGGATTTAGTTTTACTAAAATTTGGGGTACAAATACTGATGCATTCTTTGGGAATATTATCTTAACTAATGGTGTTGGAAATTCTTTAATTGGAATAACAAAAATTTCTATTCCAGTAATTATTGCATTACTTATAATATGGTTATGTGTATGGTTTGTATCAAGTAGAGATTTAAACAAAGGTATTGGTAAAGTTACTACTGTATTAATGACTTTAATGTTTATTATGATGTTTTGTATTATTGTATTTGCAATAACTCTTCCAGGTGCATCTATAGGATATACTCAATTATTTAAACCTGATTGGGGAACATTATTTAATCCTAGTTTATGGCTGATAGTACTTGCTCAAATTGCATTTTCTATGGGTCTTGGTGATTCAACTGCTATTACTTACACTAGTTATGTTGGAAATGAAGAACATCATTTAATGGATAATGCAATTATTGTAACTTTAGCTAATCTTTTATTTGGTCTTTTTACAGCTTTTGGTATATTCTCTATACTTGGTTTCATGTCAAATACTCAAGGATTACCTTTATCTAAAGTTGTGACTGATGGAACTGGTTTAGTCTTTGTTGCATTTCCTGCAATTTTTAATGTTATGGGTAATTTAGCATATATTATTGGACCATTATTCTTTTTATGTTTCTTATTTGCAGGTTTTACTTCTGCAATTGCATTATTTGAACCTATGGCATCCTCCATTAATGAAAAATTTGAATTTTCACGTAAAAAATCAGCAACAATAATGGCTATTATTGGTTGTTTACTTTCACTTATATATGCTACAGGATCTGGAAGTTATTTATTATCAATAGCAGATTCATTTTTAAATGAAATTACATTGTCTCTT encodes the following:
- a CDS encoding sodium-dependent transporter; amino-acid sequence: MENNDRPLFNTRMAFIFAMMGSVIGLGNIWRFPYVLYTNGGASFIVAYLIVLFVLGINHLFLEYGVGFNFKSAVAGVFSKINKKFEFIGWFVPFNIFLVLVYYVVILAWALLYFGFSFTKIWGTNTDAFFGNIILTNGVGNSLIGITKISIPVIIALLIIWLCVWFVSSRDLNKGIGKVTTVLMTLMFIMMFCIIVFAITLPGASIGYTQLFKPDWGTLFNPSLWLIVLAQIAFSMGLGDSTAITYTSYVGNEEHHLMDNAIIVTLANLLFGLFTAFGIFSILGFMSNTQGLPLSKVVTDGTGLVFVAFPAIFNVMGNLAYIIGPLFFLCFLFAGFTSAIALFEPMASSINEKFEFSRKKSATIMAIIGCLLSLIYATGSGSYLLSIADSFLNEITLSLVILSEAIIFAWFYGADKIADKLNQHSSFNVGKKWKLIVKLIMPIVIIYLWINGVMDIFVRGSHTEMIIDLIFVIILIVVPIILTKLSSKNNEFYKI